In one Leptospira dzoumogneensis genomic region, the following are encoded:
- a CDS encoding TolC family protein, whose protein sequence is MLRPANIPSLRKFYLRLLLVGAFGFPASQFAQELDPSLQNRPRVLKLTLKEAVNYVLANNITVRNAGMEFVKADTAELKNLSQYAWTLVGGFSKTKTNLPLNNNNVLSGTKISNDRINVGIQKNFQTLTYFSLELSHTRFDADAFETQAAAARLGAVGSYLAAPPQYTDALTVTLGQELLKYSFGQTEKEKQKVLQQNAVIRRDELVNILAQLVVKTLVDYWSLSVYDSQVETFDRLEKNTKNIRDLTVRKRNLGLSEGFEVNQWNSALTQTENSLERARLARSEAERNLIRVLNVDPSSKISGITDLQEKVPNDINPTKDYQYALDHRIDLKNLIRQRQIAELELKIKNAEDMPSLKITGSYSTRGQTFLNPQTNYVNPDTGMMSFKYPEKTLNFALSYPLFDTGIQTDIRDAKLKLDILSKQETELRTLIKEELDNRYYAIVAGQELLETANTRKEEAEKFYKGVQARFNQGRFTAVLVKSALDGLIQAELQVAQARINFNVDIIRYELARNSVFEKFGVNVNEIVDTIIKNEVERARQATPSDK, encoded by the coding sequence ATGCTTAGGCCTGCAAATATTCCTTCGTTAAGGAAATTTTATCTGCGACTCTTGCTTGTCGGAGCTTTTGGTTTTCCAGCTTCGCAGTTCGCCCAAGAGTTAGACCCTTCCCTTCAGAATAGGCCTAGAGTTCTTAAACTCACCTTGAAAGAAGCGGTCAATTATGTCCTAGCGAATAATATCACAGTTAGAAACGCTGGGATGGAATTCGTGAAAGCGGACACTGCCGAGTTAAAAAATCTATCTCAATATGCATGGACGCTGGTCGGCGGTTTTTCGAAAACAAAAACTAATCTTCCTCTGAATAATAATAACGTTCTCTCCGGAACAAAGATCTCCAATGATCGGATAAACGTAGGGATCCAGAAAAACTTCCAAACTCTGACTTATTTTAGTTTAGAACTCAGCCATACACGATTTGACGCGGATGCATTCGAGACTCAAGCGGCGGCGGCCAGATTAGGAGCCGTAGGTTCTTATTTAGCCGCTCCTCCTCAATACACTGATGCTTTGACTGTAACTCTTGGTCAGGAACTTTTAAAGTATTCTTTCGGCCAGACTGAAAAGGAGAAACAAAAAGTCTTACAACAAAATGCGGTCATTCGCAGGGATGAACTGGTCAATATCTTAGCACAGCTTGTAGTTAAAACTCTGGTAGATTATTGGAGTTTGAGTGTTTACGATTCTCAGGTAGAAACTTTCGATAGATTAGAAAAGAATACCAAAAATATCCGAGATCTCACCGTCAGAAAACGTAATTTAGGTCTTTCCGAAGGATTCGAGGTCAACCAATGGAATAGTGCTCTCACTCAAACTGAGAATAGTTTGGAAAGAGCAAGACTTGCAAGATCGGAAGCGGAAAGAAATTTGATCCGAGTTTTGAATGTGGACCCGAGTTCTAAAATTTCCGGCATCACCGATCTTCAGGAAAAAGTTCCGAACGATATCAATCCTACTAAAGATTACCAATACGCATTGGATCATAGAATTGATCTAAAAAATTTGATCCGCCAAAGACAGATCGCAGAATTAGAGCTGAAGATCAAAAACGCGGAAGATATGCCTTCTTTAAAGATCACAGGAAGTTATTCTACAAGAGGACAAACTTTCTTAAATCCTCAGACAAACTATGTGAATCCTGATACTGGGATGATGTCTTTTAAATATCCTGAAAAAACTTTAAATTTCGCATTATCTTATCCTTTATTTGATACCGGGATCCAAACGGATATCAGAGATGCAAAACTCAAACTGGATATCTTGTCGAAACAAGAAACAGAACTCAGAACTCTGATCAAAGAAGAGTTGGACAATAGATATTATGCGATCGTTGCAGGACAGGAACTTTTAGAAACCGCCAACACTCGTAAAGAAGAAGCGGAGAAGTTCTATAAAGGTGTCCAAGCACGTTTCAATCAGGGAAGATTTACCGCAGTATTGGTTAAATCCGCTCTGGACGGTTTGATCCAAGCAGAGTTACAAGTGGCCCAAGCAAGGATCAATTTTAACGTGGATATCATCCGTTACGAACTGGCAAGAAACTCCGTTTTCGAGAAGTTCGGAGTGAATGTGAATGAGATCGTAGACACGATCATCAAAAACGAAGTAGAGAGAGCGCGGCAAGCTACTCCTTCCGATAAATAA